One Nocardia huaxiensis genomic window, CTCCGCGAGCAATCGCGCATCGTCCCGTGTCCGCCGAGCCAACTCCGCACAGTCCATGCCGGTAACCTCCGCTGCCCGTTCGGCGCCGTCACGGCGCGATTCGGATGGTCGGGAACCCACACAACCACGGCAAATTTTCCGCTAATAATATGGGCATCCGGCCGTTTCCGCGGCCGAACGTGATTCCTTGCAGCGATACGCGGGAGTGCGCATGCTGAGCTGGATCCACGATTTACCCGCGTGGGCGGGCTACCTGACCGTCACCGGCGTTGCCGTGGCCCTGCAATGCGGGGGCGTCCTGCTGCTGCGCCCGGTGGTGACGAAGTCTTTCGGCGCGGAGCGGGCGAAGGACGAGATGATCACCGTGGTGCTCACCGTCGGCGGCATCTTCTACGGGTTGCTGCTGGGCTTGATCGCGGTGGCCGGGCTAGAGTCCTACGATGCGGCGAAGTCGGTTGTCGCCGACGAATCCGCCACTCTCAGTACGCTTTACCGCGAAGTGTCGGCCTACCCCGAACCGGAGCGCAGCCTGCTCCGGCAGGATCTGGCGGCCTACACCGACAATGTCATCACCGTCGCCTGGCCCGCGCTGCGACGCGGTGACGAACCCACCGGTGGCACCGCCCTGGTGACCCGATTCCAGGAACACCTGCTGGCCTTCCAGCCCCGGACCGAAGCCGAATCCATCGTGCACGCCGCCACCATCGACCAGTTCGCGGACTTCGATCAACAGCGCCGCCACCGCATCGGCGCGGCCGCCTCCAGCCTGCCCGATGTGCTCTGGTGGGCCATCGTCCTCGGCGGCGCCATCACCCTGGCCCTGCTCAGCTTCTACGACCTGACCAGCCGCACCGTCCACCTGCTCCTGGGCGGCCTGCTCGCCTTCTTCCTGGGCACGATTATCTTCCTCATAGCCGCCCTCGACCAGCCCTTCCGCGGCGACCTGGGCGTCACCTCCGAGCCCTACGAGCGCGTCTACCACCACGTCATGCACCGCTAGCCCGGCACTCGTGGAGCCGGCCGTGGGAACCAATGCCGCGCAGACCGTCCGGATCGATGGCCCTCCCATTGCGAAACACCTACTCCAGCAACGCAATGCGGGCCAACCCCAGAGGGATCGGCCCGCATCGGGGTGCTGTGCGACTAGACGGTGAAACCCAAGGCGCGCAACTGGTCCCGGCCGTCTTCGGTGATCTTGTCGGGACCCCACGGGGGCATCCAGACCCAGTTGATCTGGAGGTCTTCGACGAGGCCGCTGCGGACCAGGGCGTTGCGGGCCTGGTCTTCGATGACGTCGGTCAGCGGGCAGGCCGGGGAGGTGAGGGTCATGTCGATCTTGGCGATCTGATCCTCGACCTTGAGGCCGTAGACCAGGCCGAGGTCGACGACATTGATGCCGAGTTCGGGGTCGACGACATCGCGCATGGCCTCCTCGAGGTTCTCGAGGTGCTCGATCTCCTCCGGGGTCAGCTGGACCTCGGCCGGCTGTTCGGTGGTGTCACTCATCGGTTTTCGTCTCCCCGTTGACTGTTTCGGTAGAAAGCGCCGGCGACTTGGTTTCCTCGGCGGAGGCTATCCGCACCACGGCGTCCTTGAACGCCATCCAGCCCAGCAGGGCGCACTTCACGCGGGCCGGGTACTTGGCGACGCCGGCGAAGGCGATGCCGTCGCCGATCACGTCTTCGTCGCCCTCGACGGTGCCGCGGCTGGTGATCATCTCGTCGAAAGCCTCGACGACCTTCATGGCCTGCTGCAGCGGCAGGCCGATGACCTGATCGGTGAGCACCGACGTGGACGCCTGACTGATGGAGCAGCCCTGGCCGTCGTAGGAGACGTCGACCACGTCGCCCTTGTCGTCGAGCTGCACGCGCAGGGTCACCTCGTCACCGCAGGTCGGGTTGACGTGATGCACCTCGGCACCGAACGGCTCGCGTAGGCCGCGGTGGTGCGGGTGCTTGTAGTGGTCCAGGATGACTTCCTGGTACATCTGCTCCATGCGCATGACTTATGCAACTCCGAAGAAGCTCTGGGCCTTCCGCACGGCGGCGATCAGCGCGTCGACCTCGTCGAGGGTGTTGTAGACGGCGAAGGAGGCGCGGGCGGTCGCGGCCACACCGAACCTGCGGTGCAGCGGCCAGGCGCAATGATGACCGACACGGATGGCCACACCCTCGTCGTCGAGGATCTGGCCCACATCGTGGGCGTGGATGCCGTCGACCACGAAAGCCACTGCGCCACCGCGGTTCACGGTGTCGGCGGGGCCGATGATGCGGACACCGCTGATCTTGGACAGGCCCTCGAGCGCCGCGGTGACGAGCGAGTGCTCGTGCGCCGCAACAGCATCCATGCCGATCGCTTCCAAATACCGCACGGCCGCACCCAATCCGACGACCTGCGAGGTCATCGGCACTCCGGCCTCGAAACGCTGCGGCGGGGCGGCGAAGGTGGAGTGGTCCATGAACACGGTCTCGATCATGGAACCACCGGTGATGAACGGCGGGGTCTCCTCGAGCAGCGCGTAGCGGCCGTACAGCACGCCGACGCCGGAGGGGCCGAGCATCTTGTGGCCGGAGAAGGCGGCGAAGTCGACGCCCAGCTCACGGAAGTTCACCGGCATGTGCGGCACCGACTGGCAGGCGTCCAGCACCACCAGCGCGCCGACTTCCTTTGCGCGGCGCACCAATTCCTCCACCGGCGCGACCGCACCGGTGACATTGGACTGGTGGGTGAACGCGACAACCTTGGTGGCCGAAGACAATTCGAGCGAATCGAGATCGATGCGACCGTCGTCGGTGATGCCGTACCACTTCAGGGTGGCGCCGGTGCGGCGCGCGAGCTCCTGCCACGGAACGAGATTCGCGTGATGCTCGAGCTCGGTGATGACGATCTCGTCGCCGGGGCCGACGTGGTAGGGGAACCGGTCGTCGGCGAAGGCGTAGGTCACCAGGTTCAGCGACTCGGTCGCGTTCTTGGTGAACACGATCTCGTCGGCGCGCACGCCCACGAAGCGGGCGATGTCGGCGCGAGCGCCCTCGTAGGCATCGGTGGCCTCTTCGGCCAGCTGATGAGCACCACGATGCACCGCCGCATTGCGCTGGACGAGGAAATCGCGTTCAGCCTCCAGCACCTCCATCGGCCGCTGCGCGGTGGCTCCGGAATCCAAGTAGACCAAGGGTTTTCCGTCGCGCACCGTGCGGCTGAGGATCGGGAAGTCGGCGCGGATGCGGGCGACGTCCAAAGCGGGCACCGTGGTGGTCATAGTTCTTAAGCTCCTACTGCAGCAGCTGTATCGGATTCGCGGCCCGCCGCGGTAAAGCGCACGTAGCCATTCGCGTCGAGTTCCTCGGCCAGTTCCGGGCCACCCTCGGCGACGATGCGACCGCCCACGAACACGTGGACGAAGTCGGGCTGGATGTAGCGCAGGATGCGGGTGTAGTGGGTGATCAGCAGCACGCCGCCGGTCTCCCGCTCCTTGTAACGATTCACACCCTCGGAAACAATCCGCAGCGCGTCGACGTCGAGGCCCGAGTCGGTCTCGTCGAGGATGGCGATCTTCGGCTTGAGCAGGCTCAGCTGCAGGATCTCCTGGCGCTTCTTCTCACCACCGGAGAAGCCCTCGTTCACCGAGCGGTCGCCGAAGGCCGGATCGATCTCCAGCTCGGCCATGTTCTCCTTGACTTCCTTCACCCAGGTGCGCAGCTTGGGGGCCTCGCCGCGGATGGCGGTCGCGGCGGTGCGCAGGAAGTTGGAGACGGAGACGCCCGGAACCTCGACCGGGTACTGCATGGCCAGGAACAGGCCGGCGCGCGCCCGCTCGTCGACGGACATCTCGAGGACGTCCTCGCCGTCGAGGGTGATGGAGCCCTGGGTCACGGTGTACTTGGGGTGGCCCGCGATGGCGTACGACAGGGTCGACTTGCCGGAACCGTTGGGGCCCATGATCGCGTGGGTCTCGCCCGACTTCACGGTCAGGTTCACGCCCTTGAGGATCTTGATGGGCTCGCCGTTTTCATCGGGGTTGGCGACCTCGACGTGCAGGTCCTTGATTTCCAGGGTGGTCATCGAATTCGAATTCCTTTGCGGGAGTGGGAAGTATGTGATCAGACGCCGACAGCGGCGAGTTCGGCCTCGATGGCCGCCTCGAGCCGCTCCCGGACCTCGGGGACCGAAATCTTGAGGATGATCTCGTGGAAGAAGCCGCGCACGACCAGACGTCGCGCCGCCTCCTCCGGAATACCGCGCGAGCGCAGGTAGAACAGCTGCTCGTCGTCGAAACGCCCGGTGGCGGCAGCGTGTCCGGCCCCGACGATCTCGCCGGTCTCGATCTCCAGGTTCGGCACCGAGTCGGCGCGCGCGCCGTCGGTGAGCACCAGGTTGCGGTTCACCTCGTAGGTGTCGGTGCCCTCGGCGGCGGCGCGAATGAGCACATCGCCCACCCACACGGTGTGCGCGTCCGGCTTCGAGGAGTTCGGATCGCCCTGCAGCGCACCCTTGTACTGCACGTTCGACTTGCAGTTGGGCTGCGAGTGATCGACCAGCAGGCGCTGCTCGAAGAACTGGCCGTCATCGGCGAAGTAGAGGCCCAGCAGTTCGGCGTCGCCGCCCGGACCCGCGTAGCGGACATTGCCGGTCAGGCGCACCACATCGCCACCGAGGGTGACATTGGTGTGGCGCAGGGTGGCGTCGCGACCCAGTTTGGCGTGGTGCGCGGTGACGTGCACGGTGTCGTCGGCCCAGTCCTGGACGATGACGACATTCAGCGCGGCGGAGTCGCCGAGCACGAATTCCACGTTCTCCGCGTAGGTTCCGCTGCCGCGCTGGTCCACGACCACGGTGGCGCGGGCGAAGTTGCCCAGGCGGACCTGGAGGTGGCCGTAGGCGACCTTGCCCTCGCCCGGACCGGTGATGGTCACGGTGACCGGCTCGGCCACTTCGGTTTCCGCGCCGACCGACACGATGGTGGCCTGC contains:
- a CDS encoding DUF4239 domain-containing protein; amino-acid sequence: MLSWIHDLPAWAGYLTVTGVAVALQCGGVLLLRPVVTKSFGAERAKDEMITVVLTVGGIFYGLLLGLIAVAGLESYDAAKSVVADESATLSTLYREVSAYPEPERSLLRQDLAAYTDNVITVAWPALRRGDEPTGGTALVTRFQEHLLAFQPRTEAESIVHAATIDQFADFDQQRRHRIGAAASSLPDVLWWAIVLGGAITLALLSFYDLTSRTVHLLLGGLLAFFLGTIIFLIAALDQPFRGDLGVTSEPYERVYHHVMHR
- a CDS encoding metal-sulfur cluster assembly factor, which gives rise to MSDTTEQPAEVQLTPEEIEHLENLEEAMRDVVDPELGINVVDLGLVYGLKVEDQIAKIDMTLTSPACPLTDVIEDQARNALVRSGLVEDLQINWVWMPPWGPDKITEDGRDQLRALGFTV
- the sufU gene encoding Fe-S cluster assembly sulfur transfer protein SufU, which codes for MRMEQMYQEVILDHYKHPHHRGLREPFGAEVHHVNPTCGDEVTLRVQLDDKGDVVDVSYDGQGCSISQASTSVLTDQVIGLPLQQAMKVVEAFDEMITSRGTVEGDEDVIGDGIAFAGVAKYPARVKCALLGWMAFKDAVVRIASAEETKSPALSTETVNGETKTDE
- a CDS encoding cysteine desulfurase, whose amino-acid sequence is MTTTVPALDVARIRADFPILSRTVRDGKPLVYLDSGATAQRPMEVLEAERDFLVQRNAAVHRGAHQLAEEATDAYEGARADIARFVGVRADEIVFTKNATESLNLVTYAFADDRFPYHVGPGDEIVITELEHHANLVPWQELARRTGATLKWYGITDDGRIDLDSLELSSATKVVAFTHQSNVTGAVAPVEELVRRAKEVGALVVLDACQSVPHMPVNFRELGVDFAAFSGHKMLGPSGVGVLYGRYALLEETPPFITGGSMIETVFMDHSTFAAPPQRFEAGVPMTSQVVGLGAAVRYLEAIGMDAVAAHEHSLVTAALEGLSKISGVRIIGPADTVNRGGAVAFVVDGIHAHDVGQILDDEGVAIRVGHHCAWPLHRRFGVAATARASFAVYNTLDEVDALIAAVRKAQSFFGVA
- the sufC gene encoding Fe-S cluster assembly ATPase SufC, producing the protein MTTLEIKDLHVEVANPDENGEPIKILKGVNLTVKSGETHAIMGPNGSGKSTLSYAIAGHPKYTVTQGSITLDGEDVLEMSVDERARAGLFLAMQYPVEVPGVSVSNFLRTAATAIRGEAPKLRTWVKEVKENMAELEIDPAFGDRSVNEGFSGGEKKRQEILQLSLLKPKIAILDETDSGLDVDALRIVSEGVNRYKERETGGVLLITHYTRILRYIQPDFVHVFVGGRIVAEGGPELAEELDANGYVRFTAAGRESDTAAAVGA
- the sufD gene encoding Fe-S cluster assembly protein SufD, with translation MAVENVAEAAEARTPAVNKGEVFASFDVNAFEVPSGRDEAWRFTPMRRLNGLHDGTAVRDGRATVEVTEVAGVTVETVERNDSRLGEGGVPTDRVAAQAYSGFEQATIVSVGAETEVAEPVTVTITGPGEGKVAYGHLQVRLGNFARATVVVDQRGSGTYAENVEFVLGDSAALNVVIVQDWADDTVHVTAHHAKLGRDATLRHTNVTLGGDVVRLTGNVRYAGPGGDAELLGLYFADDGQFFEQRLLVDHSQPNCKSNVQYKGALQGDPNSSKPDAHTVWVGDVLIRAAAEGTDTYEVNRNLVLTDGARADSVPNLEIETGEIVGAGHAAATGRFDDEQLFYLRSRGIPEEAARRLVVRGFFHEIILKISVPEVRERLEAAIEAELAAVGV